Proteins encoded together in one Chryseobacterium taklimakanense window:
- a CDS encoding GDSL-type esterase/lipase family protein translates to MKKLLFFFSILIFSGLFAQQKPDFWNDIQEFKKQDSLNPPPKDAILLIGSSSFTNWRDVYSYFPDRPIINRGFGGSRIADLNFYAEDLLNPYHPKQIIIYCGENDMAYDKEKTTASAAFKRFKQFYRTIRSKYPNIEVDYISMKRSPSREHLWPEIEKANAKIERFMNRKANSEYIDIVKPMEDGTGSVRKDLFLGDMLHMLPAGYEIWARTMRPYMK, encoded by the coding sequence GTGAAAAAATTACTGTTCTTCTTTTCAATATTGATATTCTCGGGCCTGTTTGCTCAGCAGAAACCGGATTTCTGGAATGACATCCAGGAATTTAAAAAACAGGACAGCCTGAACCCACCTCCGAAAGATGCTATTTTGCTGATCGGAAGTTCATCTTTCACGAATTGGCGCGATGTATACAGTTATTTTCCTGATAGGCCCATTATCAACCGTGGTTTTGGCGGATCGCGGATTGCTGATCTTAATTTTTATGCAGAAGATCTATTAAACCCGTACCACCCGAAACAGATCATCATCTACTGTGGTGAAAACGACATGGCTTACGACAAAGAGAAAACCACCGCATCAGCGGCTTTTAAAAGGTTTAAACAATTCTACCGAACCATACGGAGTAAATATCCGAACATTGAAGTTGATTATATTTCGATGAAGCGCTCACCAAGCCGTGAACACCTTTGGCCGGAAATAGAAAAAGCCAATGCTAAAATTGAGCGTTTTATGAACCGGAAAGCCAATTCGGAATATATAGACATCGTGAAACCCATGGAAGATGGAACCGGCAGCGTGCGGAAAGACCTCTTCCTCGGCGATATGCTGCACATGCTCCCGGCAGGGTATGAAATTTGGGCACGAACGATGAGACCTTATATGAAATGA
- a CDS encoding iron-containing alcohol dehydrogenase, with amino-acid sequence MLNFELKNPTKILFGKGEIAKLAKEIPQDANILMLYGGGSIMKNGVYDQVKDALKGHKIEEFGGIPANPEYEVLMEALKIIKEKNINYLLAVGGGSVIDGTKFLSAAANYDGEPWDILRKPVRTFEGQGMPFATVLTLPATGSEMNSGYVISRRGTGEKLSSGGPGLFPVVSVLDPEVVRSIPKNQIANGIADAYTHVLEQYMTYKTAATLQDRFSESILQTLQEVAPKVMNEEFDYDAAANFMWCCTMALNGLIAKGVPTDWAVHGMGHELTAQYGIDHARTLAIIAPSHYRYNFNSKKEKLAQYAERVWNITEGTLEEKAEKGIQKMEEFFQSLGIKTKLSEYTDDYKDTAKKVEQAFTDRNWLGQGEYRKLTPQDAYKIVEMSY; translated from the coding sequence ATGCTCAATTTTGAATTGAAAAATCCTACCAAAATCCTTTTCGGTAAAGGTGAAATTGCAAAACTTGCAAAAGAAATTCCACAGGATGCCAATATCCTGATGCTATACGGCGGCGGAAGTATTATGAAAAACGGTGTTTACGATCAGGTAAAAGATGCCCTGAAAGGCCATAAAATCGAAGAATTCGGCGGTATCCCTGCCAATCCGGAATATGAAGTTCTGATGGAGGCTTTAAAAATAATTAAAGAAAAGAATATCAATTATTTACTTGCAGTAGGTGGCGGTTCGGTAATCGACGGGACCAAATTTTTGTCAGCCGCAGCCAACTACGATGGCGAACCGTGGGATATCCTGAGAAAACCTGTAAGAACTTTCGAAGGCCAGGGAATGCCTTTTGCAACCGTACTTACTTTGCCGGCAACCGGCTCTGAAATGAATTCGGGCTACGTCATCTCAAGACGAGGAACCGGCGAAAAACTTTCCAGCGGCGGACCCGGGCTTTTTCCGGTGGTTTCAGTTTTAGATCCGGAAGTGGTGCGCTCCATCCCGAAAAACCAGATTGCAAACGGGATTGCGGACGCCTACACCCATGTGCTGGAACAGTATATGACTTATAAAACTGCAGCGACTTTACAGGACAGATTTTCTGAAAGCATTTTACAAACCTTGCAGGAAGTCGCTCCAAAAGTTATGAATGAAGAATTTGATTATGATGCTGCTGCCAACTTTATGTGGTGCTGCACAATGGCACTTAACGGACTGATTGCCAAAGGCGTTCCGACCGATTGGGCTGTTCATGGAATGGGACACGAACTAACGGCACAGTACGGAATTGACCACGCAAGGACGCTGGCTATCATCGCGCCGTCCCACTACCGTTATAATTTTAATTCCAAAAAAGAAAAACTGGCGCAATATGCTGAACGCGTGTGGAATATCACTGAAGGCACTCTGGAAGAAAAAGCCGAAAAAGGCATCCAGAAAATGGAAGAATTCTTCCAAAGTTTAGGCATTAAAACCAAACTTTCGGAATATACCGACGATTATAAAGATACCGCGAAAAAAGTTGAGCAGGCATTTACCGACAGAAACTGGCTTGGGCAAGGCGAATACCGAAAGCTCACGCCACAGGATGCCTACAAAATCGTGGAAATGAGTTATTAA
- a CDS encoding phosphoenolpyruvate carboxylase: MLNEQLKEKFRQVVENKFQIYNSLFMSLPYDKMTNIGMLLPFLYEESKAGYEAGKDPLQIVEEFFTKHTELRTEEQKLELLFKIIQYIERQVVLFDSIEDAAFSKLHSESDAGTVMQLHERSVQENKLDEIRAKMKDFAVRVVFTAHPTQFYPNAVQGILHDLRGAIMEDSVTEIDTLLQQLGKTPFVNKEKPTPLDEARSIIYYLRYVYYDTIGELYKKLKNRFGTKDYVPNPNIVQLGFWPGGDRDGNPFVTADITLKVAEELRGNILKCYYGHLKNLRRRLSFRGITEILEELSQQLYHSIFHSEELISAEEILSKINAAEKILDEYHNGLFRELLDDFRDRVKIFGTHFATLDIRQDSRVHQQVVDSIISKKSDLNVENLSSEDKLKWLLETDIVLDPAEFESITKETLQSVINVKEIQKKNGERGMHRYIISNSDEIKDVLYVYAFFKLCGYKVEDINIDIVPLFETIEGLGNAQDVMRQLYELPLYKKHIEKRGNYQTIMLGFSDGTKDGGYLKANWEIYETKEHLTKISEEYGIKVIFFDGRGGPPARGGGKTHDFYASQGKTIANHKIEITIQGQTITSVFGNKDQAKYNFEQLLTAGLENDVFKNSAKDLAENERRLLQELAEISFKKYSDLKSHPMFVPYLQEMSTLQYYGRTNIGSRPTKRGSGNELKFEDLRAIPFVGSWAQLKQNVPGFFGFGFALNEMKKSGRFDEVKALYKGSDFFRTLVLNSMMSMNKSYFPLTSYMKNNRKFGGFWNILNDEYELSKKMMLELTGFEMLQQEEPLSRKSVKIREKIVLPLLSIQQYALMKIQKGEGNTEAYEKLVTRSLFGNINASRNSA, from the coding sequence ATGCTAAACGAACAGTTAAAAGAAAAATTCCGGCAGGTAGTAGAGAATAAATTCCAGATTTATAACTCCCTTTTCATGAGCCTGCCATACGATAAAATGACCAATATCGGGATGCTGCTCCCATTTTTATACGAAGAAAGCAAAGCCGGTTACGAAGCCGGGAAAGATCCGCTGCAGATTGTGGAAGAATTCTTTACCAAACATACCGAACTGCGGACCGAGGAGCAGAAACTTGAACTTTTGTTTAAGATCATCCAGTACATCGAGAGACAGGTTGTGCTTTTTGACAGTATCGAGGATGCCGCTTTCTCAAAGCTGCATTCCGAAAGCGATGCCGGGACGGTGATGCAGCTCCACGAACGCAGTGTTCAGGAAAACAAGCTGGACGAAATTCGTGCAAAGATGAAGGATTTTGCGGTAAGAGTGGTTTTCACTGCGCACCCGACTCAGTTTTATCCTAATGCTGTTCAGGGGATTCTGCACGATCTGCGCGGCGCAATTATGGAAGATTCCGTCACTGAAATCGATACGCTTCTGCAGCAGTTAGGCAAAACGCCTTTCGTAAACAAGGAAAAGCCAACGCCATTGGACGAAGCCAGGAGCATCATTTATTATTTGCGCTATGTTTATTACGATACCATCGGCGAACTTTATAAGAAACTCAAAAACCGCTTCGGGACCAAAGATTATGTTCCAAATCCCAATATTGTGCAGCTTGGCTTCTGGCCCGGTGGCGACCGCGACGGAAATCCTTTTGTGACGGCTGATATTACGCTGAAAGTTGCAGAAGAGCTTCGGGGAAATATTCTTAAATGTTATTACGGACATCTCAAGAACCTGCGGAGAAGATTGAGTTTCCGGGGCATTACAGAAATTTTGGAAGAGCTGAGCCAGCAGCTTTACCACAGTATTTTTCATTCAGAAGAACTGATTTCTGCGGAGGAAATTCTTTCGAAAATCAATGCGGCTGAAAAAATTCTTGATGAGTATCACAATGGTCTGTTCAGGGAACTTCTGGATGATTTCCGCGACCGGGTGAAAATTTTCGGGACGCATTTCGCCACTTTGGATATTCGCCAGGACAGCCGGGTTCACCAGCAGGTTGTTGACAGCATCATTTCAAAAAAATCAGATTTAAATGTTGAAAATTTAAGTTCTGAAGACAAACTGAAATGGCTTCTGGAAACCGATATTGTTCTTGATCCTGCAGAATTTGAGAGCATTACCAAAGAAACACTGCAAAGCGTTATCAATGTAAAAGAAATCCAGAAAAAAAATGGGGAGCGCGGCATGCACAGGTACATCATTTCAAACTCGGATGAGATCAAGGATGTGCTGTATGTTTACGCCTTCTTCAAACTTTGCGGCTACAAAGTCGAAGATATCAATATAGACATTGTTCCGCTTTTTGAAACCATCGAAGGACTCGGGAATGCTCAGGACGTGATGCGGCAGCTTTATGAACTTCCACTTTATAAAAAACATATCGAAAAACGCGGAAATTATCAGACGATCATGCTCGGCTTTTCCGACGGAACCAAAGATGGCGGCTACCTGAAAGCAAACTGGGAAATCTACGAAACCAAGGAACACCTCACCAAAATCTCTGAGGAATATGGCATTAAAGTGATTTTCTTTGACGGCAGGGGCGGGCCACCGGCAAGAGGCGGCGGCAAAACTCACGATTTTTACGCATCGCAGGGGAAAACCATTGCCAATCATAAGATTGAAATCACAATTCAGGGGCAGACGATTACCAGCGTTTTCGGAAACAAAGACCAGGCGAAATATAATTTTGAGCAGCTCCTGACGGCCGGACTTGAAAATGATGTATTTAAAAATTCAGCGAAAGACCTGGCCGAAAATGAACGCCGGCTTTTGCAGGAACTCGCAGAAATCAGTTTTAAAAAATATTCTGATCTGAAAAGTCATCCGATGTTTGTGCCATACCTTCAGGAAATGAGCACCCTGCAGTATTACGGCAGAACCAATATCGGAAGTCGGCCAACCAAACGTGGCAGCGGAAATGAGCTGAAATTTGAGGATTTGCGGGCCATACCTTTCGTAGGCTCGTGGGCGCAGCTTAAACAGAATGTTCCGGGATTTTTTGGTTTTGGCTTTGCTTTGAATGAAATGAAAAAATCAGGAAGGTTTGACGAAGTGAAAGCCCTTTACAAAGGTTCCGACTTCTTCCGGACTTTGGTTTTGAATTCGATGATGAGTATGAATAAATCGTATTTCCCGCTGACATCTTACATGAAAAACAACAGGAAGTTTGGCGGTTTCTGGAATATTCTGAATGATGAATATGAACTTTCAAAGAAAATGATGCTGGAACTTACCGGTTTTGAAATGCTGCAACAGGAAGAACCTTTATCTAGGAAATCTGTAAAAATCAGGGAAAAAATCGTGCTGCCGTTATTAAGTATTCAGCAGTATGCCCTGATGAAAATTCAAAAAGGAGAGGGCAACACAGAAGCCTACGAAAAACTGGTGACGCGCTCGCTGTTTGGAAATATTAATGCCAGCCGCAATTCTGCTTAA
- a CDS encoding DegT/DnrJ/EryC1/StrS family aminotransferase, which yields MRKIQMVDLQSQYYKIKPEVDNAVLNVMDSAAFINGPEVKLFQKELEDYLDVKHVIPCANGTDALQIALMALDLKEGDEVITADFTFAATVEVIHLLKLKAVLVDVDYDTFTIDIDKLKAAITDKTKAIIPVHLFGQCANMEEVMKIAKAHNLFVIEDNAQAIGADFTFSDGNVKKSGTMGTMGTTSFFPSKNLGCYGDGGAIFTNDDALAHKLRGIVNHGMYERYYHDEVGVNSRLDSIQATVLRKKLPLLDSYNEARRKAADYYDEAFAGHPDILTPARAENSGHVFHQYTLRILNGKRNELQQFLAEKEIPAMIYYPVALRKQKAYYQESNDADFLNTDKLLDQVISLPMHTELDDEQLKYITDAVLEFMK from the coding sequence ATGCGAAAAATTCAGATGGTTGACCTTCAGAGTCAATACTACAAAATAAAACCGGAGGTGGATAATGCAGTTCTGAATGTGATGGATTCCGCCGCTTTCATCAACGGACCGGAGGTAAAACTTTTTCAGAAAGAACTTGAGGATTATTTGGATGTAAAACACGTGATTCCTTGTGCCAACGGAACCGATGCACTTCAGATTGCACTGATGGCGCTCGATTTGAAAGAGGGCGATGAAGTGATTACGGCTGATTTTACTTTTGCTGCAACGGTTGAAGTGATACATTTACTGAAGCTAAAAGCCGTTTTGGTGGATGTGGATTACGACACTTTCACGATCGATATAGATAAACTAAAAGCGGCAATAACGGATAAAACCAAGGCAATTATTCCGGTACACCTTTTCGGACAGTGCGCCAATATGGAAGAGGTGATGAAAATTGCTAAGGCTCACAATCTTTTTGTGATTGAAGACAATGCACAGGCCATCGGCGCAGATTTCACTTTTTCTGACGGAAATGTAAAAAAATCCGGAACGATGGGAACCATGGGAACGACTTCTTTTTTTCCTTCTAAAAATTTAGGCTGTTATGGCGACGGTGGTGCGATTTTCACAAATGATGATGCACTGGCACATAAACTTCGCGGAATCGTAAACCACGGTATGTATGAAAGGTACTACCACGACGAGGTTGGAGTGAATTCCCGTTTAGACAGCATCCAGGCGACGGTTTTAAGAAAGAAACTTCCGCTTTTGGATTCTTACAACGAAGCCAGAAGGAAAGCTGCTGATTACTACGACGAGGCATTTGCAGGGCATCCCGATATCCTGACTCCGGCACGTGCTGAAAATTCAGGACACGTATTCCATCAGTACACCCTGAGGATTTTAAACGGAAAAAGGAATGAGCTTCAGCAGTTTTTAGCTGAAAAGGAAATTCCGGCGATGATTTATTATCCGGTGGCGCTGCGCAAGCAAAAAGCCTATTATCAGGAAAGTAATGATGCAGATTTTTTAAATACGGACAAACTATTAGACCAGGTCATTTCTCTGCCCATGCACACCGAACTGGATGACGAGCAGCTGAAATACATCACCGATGCCGTGCTGGAATTTATGAAATAA
- the galE gene encoding UDP-glucose 4-epimerase GalE, with protein sequence MTILVTGGLGYIGSHTVVELLNEGFDVVIVDDLSNSEKFILNNIEEVAGRKPVFYPFDLKRRDLLKQLLDAHQIDGCINFAAFKAVGESQEKPVDYYENNLFSLINLLQEFKERNISNFIFSSSCTVYGQADEMPIDENTPLKTPESSYGKTKQMGEEILMDFAKAHHKKISLLRYFNPIGAHPSAKLGELPIGIPNNLIPYVTQTAAGIREKLSVWGDDYPTPDGTAIRDYIYVVDLAKAHVAALKKLMSETSDTVIDIYNLGTGKGSSVLEVVNAFEAANNVKVPYQICDRRAGDITVAYANADKAERELGWKADTSLEEALRTTWNWQKYLESRN encoded by the coding sequence ATGACCATACTTGTAACCGGCGGCCTGGGATATATCGGCTCGCATACTGTGGTAGAACTTCTTAATGAAGGATTTGATGTAGTAATCGTGGACGATCTGTCAAATTCTGAAAAATTTATTTTAAACAATATCGAGGAAGTGGCAGGCAGGAAGCCTGTCTTTTATCCTTTCGATTTAAAAAGAAGAGATTTGCTGAAGCAGCTTTTGGATGCCCACCAGATCGATGGATGTATTAATTTCGCCGCATTCAAAGCGGTGGGAGAAAGCCAGGAGAAGCCTGTAGATTATTACGAAAACAACCTTTTTTCGCTGATCAATCTTTTGCAGGAATTTAAGGAAAGAAACATCTCAAATTTCATATTCAGCTCCTCCTGCACCGTTTACGGGCAGGCCGATGAAATGCCGATCGATGAAAATACACCGCTGAAAACCCCGGAATCATCTTACGGTAAAACCAAGCAGATGGGCGAGGAAATTCTGATGGATTTTGCAAAGGCACATCACAAAAAGATATCGCTTTTAAGATATTTTAACCCAATCGGAGCGCACCCTTCAGCGAAACTGGGCGAACTGCCAATCGGAATTCCGAACAACCTGATTCCTTACGTAACGCAAACTGCTGCCGGCATCCGTGAGAAACTTTCGGTTTGGGGTGATGATTATCCTACGCCGGACGGTACGGCGATCCGTGATTATATTTATGTTGTTGATTTGGCAAAGGCTCACGTGGCAGCCCTTAAAAAACTGATGTCTGAGACTTCTGACACTGTAATCGATATTTATAATTTGGGTACCGGGAAAGGTTCCTCAGTTTTGGAAGTGGTGAATGCTTTTGAAGCTGCCAATAATGTGAAAGTGCCTTATCAGATCTGCGACCGCAGGGCGGGAGACATCACTGTCGCGTACGCGAATGCAGATAAAGCTGAAAGGGAACTGGGCTGGAAAGCAGACACATCTCTTGAAGAAGCTTTGAGAACGACCTGGAACTGGCAGAAATATCTGGAAAGCAGAAATTAA
- a CDS encoding TonB-dependent receptor domain-containing protein, which translates to MTTRTEIINILTKKTLGLTFVLSAAAFAYAQQKVNVTGNIVDKQNNPVPYASVTFSSKTNKIFSDAVLADEKGNYTLQLVPGNYDVTVEAIGFRKITSTKMIGGGSVGSISIEAENPGTVTPTKNIEGVTITAAAPKPYRVELDKKTYDPSTDLISKGGSLQDVLANVPSVSVDTDGTVSMRGSSNVRFLINGKPSALLGIDDGANALQSIPADQIEKIEVISNPSSKFEASGTAGILNIILKKNKRVGFNGSVTGSLGYLPTTSLNTNLSWRRNNLTWFLNGGGGYRESKGENNSDTWYNFPNADVPKESHQESTSENNGKNYNATTGFVYDFSDRTSVNASGTIRGFNSESNGNTFREEFFLSRNEFSERLDDGYGRNLALQGDFGLDHKFDDKGQNIALSLSLQRNKSNSNSVAREYISGVRDFVYEDENALVNDLSFKDLLAQNSLNRSIVGKADYELPIGEKSKLEAGYRLDINRNNYENDVNRQDQDNMTLTQLPLFTNTTDYKETFNAAYAQFKSKIGNFGYQLGLRNEYSVINIDYANLQGDKILKDKKYNNIFPSVYLSYDLGKDNQLLLNFSKRIDRPRSFFMVPYARYSNPRSVFEGNIDLDPSYVDSYEVGYSIQKRKLTINPTLYYRHSTDDTKMLSYRKDERENVVYTKPINLGTEDRYGLDFNFSYDPVSWLKLMGGLDLYGYKSEGTAQYDALDRDGNTVVRTRDFAGDGFSTRARLNTTFRIDKTFSVQLQGQYRGGEKTATTEQKPMYGMNLGASKTIWNGNGTFTFNIQDVFNTRNRTVKTFNEDLTSESYMKWMPRQFALSFTYRFRQGEKVEAPRRKKDINSNAGGDDDMPPM; encoded by the coding sequence ATGACGACCCGAACGGAAATTATTAACATTCTTACCAAAAAAACTCTGGGATTAACCTTCGTACTTTCGGCCGCAGCATTTGCGTATGCACAGCAGAAAGTGAATGTAACCGGTAACATCGTAGACAAACAGAACAATCCGGTGCCTTATGCGTCGGTAACTTTCAGCAGCAAAACCAACAAGATTTTCAGCGATGCGGTGCTTGCCGATGAAAAGGGAAATTACACACTGCAGCTTGTTCCCGGAAATTATGATGTAACGGTGGAAGCTATCGGCTTCAGGAAAATCACTTCTACAAAAATGATCGGTGGCGGCAGCGTTGGAAGCATTTCTATCGAAGCGGAAAATCCAGGCACAGTTACTCCGACCAAAAATATTGAAGGTGTAACGATTACGGCTGCAGCTCCAAAACCGTACAGAGTAGAACTTGATAAAAAAACCTACGACCCATCCACAGACCTCATCAGTAAAGGCGGAAGCTTGCAGGATGTGCTTGCCAACGTTCCGTCTGTTTCTGTAGATACGGACGGCACAGTATCGATGAGGGGTAGCTCTAACGTGAGATTTTTAATTAATGGAAAACCTTCAGCTTTGCTTGGCATTGATGACGGTGCGAATGCTTTACAGTCCATTCCAGCGGACCAGATTGAAAAGATCGAGGTGATTTCCAACCCTTCATCAAAATTTGAAGCTTCAGGAACCGCCGGAATTTTAAATATCATATTAAAGAAAAATAAAAGGGTAGGTTTCAACGGAAGCGTAACCGGATCTTTGGGTTATCTGCCTACCACAAGTTTGAATACCAACCTTAGCTGGAGACGGAACAACCTGACCTGGTTCCTGAACGGCGGCGGCGGATACCGCGAAAGCAAAGGTGAAAACAACAGTGATACCTGGTATAATTTCCCGAATGCTGATGTACCGAAAGAAAGCCACCAGGAAAGTACCAGCGAAAACAACGGCAAAAACTACAACGCAACTACAGGTTTTGTTTACGATTTCAGCGACAGAACTTCGGTGAATGCATCGGGAACCATCAGAGGCTTTAATTCAGAAAGCAACGGAAACACCTTCAGAGAAGAATTTTTCCTCAGCAGAAATGAATTTTCAGAAAGGCTTGATGACGGATATGGCAGAAACCTGGCCCTGCAGGGTGATTTTGGTCTGGATCATAAATTTGATGACAAAGGCCAGAACATTGCACTTTCCTTAAGCCTTCAAAGAAACAAATCGAACAGCAATTCGGTTGCAAGAGAATACATCAGCGGAGTACGCGATTTTGTTTATGAAGATGAAAATGCGCTGGTAAATGATTTGTCTTTCAAAGATTTGCTTGCTCAGAATTCGCTGAACAGAAGTATCGTGGGTAAAGCAGATTATGAATTGCCCATCGGCGAAAAATCAAAGCTTGAAGCGGGCTACAGGCTCGATATCAACCGTAACAATTACGAAAACGATGTCAACAGACAGGATCAGGACAATATGACCCTGACGCAGCTGCCGCTTTTCACAAATACCACGGATTACAAGGAGACTTTCAACGCGGCTTACGCACAGTTCAAGAGTAAAATCGGAAACTTCGGTTACCAGCTTGGACTGAGGAATGAATATTCCGTGATCAACATTGATTATGCGAACCTGCAAGGTGATAAAATCCTAAAGGACAAGAAATACAACAACATCTTCCCGAGCGTTTATTTAAGCTATGATTTAGGTAAAGACAATCAGTTGCTTTTAAATTTTTCAAAAAGAATTGACAGGCCAAGATCTTTCTTCATGGTCCCATACGCGAGATACAGCAATCCGAGAAGTGTTTTTGAAGGAAACATCGACCTGGATCCTTCATATGTAGATTCTTACGAAGTGGGTTACAGCATCCAGAAAAGAAAACTGACCATCAACCCGACGCTTTATTACCGTCACAGTACCGACGATACCAAAATGTTGAGTTACAGAAAAGATGAAAGAGAAAATGTGGTTTACACAAAACCTATCAACCTGGGAACTGAAGACCGCTACGGTTTGGATTTCAATTTCAGTTATGATCCGGTTTCGTGGTTGAAACTGATGGGTGGACTTGACCTTTACGGCTATAAATCTGAAGGTACAGCGCAATACGATGCTTTAGACAGGGACGGAAATACAGTTGTACGCACCAGAGATTTCGCCGGCGACGGTTTCTCCACCAGAGCAAGGCTGAACACGACTTTCAGAATTGACAAGACTTTCAGCGTCCAGTTACAGGGACAGTACAGAGGCGGTGAAAAAACTGCGACCACAGAGCAAAAACCGATGTACGGTATGAACCTTGGCGCATCCAAAACCATCTGGAACGGTAACGGGACATTCACATTCAACATTCAGGATGTGTTCAACACGAGAAACCGTACTGTAAAAACATTCAATGAGGATCTAACCAGCGAAAGTTATATGAAATGGATGCCAAGACAGTTTGCACTGTCATTCACCTACAGGTTCAGGCAGGGTGAAAAAGTGGAAGCACCGAGACGTAAAAAAGACATCAACAGTAACGCAGGCGGCGACGATGATATGCCACCAATGTAA
- the mltG gene encoding endolytic transglycosylase MltG: MKKITAVGAIVLFLIGAFFGFSYYKKYKANNVAKEGYFFVPTGAGYEQILDSIRPYVKNFEAFKDVAANRNMDRFNHPGRYKVVSGKSNTELVDMIKNGNQTDLTFRIGDFGDVYQMMGRVARKTELDSLSFIKEFDKIAQQKGLNNAEDLKKYFFIDTYNFFWTVKPNEFFKKFEDQYNGFWTAERKQKLQQSGLTENQVYALASIVYKESGGKPDEQKTIAGLYLNRFHKGMKLQSDPTVIYAINKDTGFTQDIRRVLYKHLTHPSPYNTYANAGIPPGPICIVDKNSVDAVLNPEKNNYIFMAADPDKFGFHRFTASDAEHAKNAKDYQAWLNSKNITK, translated from the coding sequence ATGAAAAAAATAACAGCAGTCGGAGCAATTGTTTTGTTTTTAATCGGAGCCTTTTTCGGTTTCAGTTATTATAAAAAATACAAAGCCAACAATGTCGCGAAGGAAGGTTATTTCTTTGTGCCGACCGGCGCAGGATATGAGCAAATCCTCGACAGCATCCGTCCGTATGTGAAGAATTTTGAGGCCTTCAAAGATGTGGCGGCAAACCGCAATATGGACCGCTTCAACCATCCGGGACGGTACAAGGTTGTTTCCGGGAAAAGCAATACGGAACTTGTTGACATGATCAAAAACGGTAACCAGACCGACCTCACGTTCAGGATTGGAGATTTTGGCGATGTTTACCAAATGATGGGCAGAGTGGCCAGGAAAACCGAGCTGGATTCCCTTTCATTCATTAAAGAATTTGATAAAATCGCTCAGCAAAAAGGACTTAACAATGCGGAAGACCTTAAAAAATACTTCTTCATCGATACCTATAACTTTTTCTGGACGGTAAAGCCAAACGAATTCTTCAAAAAATTTGAAGACCAGTACAACGGTTTCTGGACTGCGGAGCGCAAACAGAAACTTCAGCAATCGGGCCTTACCGAAAACCAGGTTTACGCTTTGGCCTCAATCGTTTACAAAGAATCGGGCGGCAAGCCGGACGAGCAGAAAACCATCGCCGGGCTTTACCTGAACCGGTTTCACAAGGGTATGAAGCTGCAGAGCGATCCTACGGTAATTTATGCGATCAATAAAGACACAGGCTTTACTCAGGATATCCGCCGGGTTTTATACAAGCATCTTACTCACCCATCCCCTTACAACACTTATGCAAATGCAGGAATTCCTCCGGGGCCAATATGCATTGTTGACAAAAATTCCGTGGATGCGGTACTGAATCCTGAAAAAAACAATTACATTTTCATGGCGGCTGATCCTGACAAATTCGGCTTTCACAGGTTCACAGCCAGCGACGCAGAACACGCCAAAAATGCCAAAGATTACCAGGCCTGGCTGAACTCGAAAAACATCACAAAGTAA